Part of the Leptospira sp. WS92.C1 genome is shown below.
TCAATTTTTTAAAGTTATACTTTAATTGTGGATATTCACGGATGAATTCATAAAAATTGTCGGCTGCGGATTTGTTTACGAAGTGATACACGACTTTTGTGGCCGCAATGGTAAGCGTTTGATTGTATTTCTCAGCCAAACCGTGAAATTCTACAAACATTTTTAGCTGTTCACAAATATCGCGCATAGCAGTCTCGATACCGTATTTCTTGATATGGATCCATGCGAGTCGCAAATGAGCTTCATGACTCAAGATTGCGGGATCGAGTCTGCACATTTTAAATTCCAGTTCAAACAAGTCGTCACTCAGATCGGAATGTTTTTTAACGGATAGAATACAAAAAAAATTTTATCATTTATTCAACAAAACGGTTTAATACTTGACTTTGAAATACTTTGTGATTTATTCAACTAAATGGTTGGATTATCTAAAAACGAACAAAAGCTGGATCGTGTGTTTGCAGCGCTGTCCGATCATTCAAGACGGCAAATGCTCGCACGTATGCGAGAACGTTCGCTTACTATTTCAGAATTAGCAGCGCCTTTTTCCATGTCATTCGCGGGGGTTGCCAAACATATCGATGTTCTATCTGCTGCGGGTCTTGTGCGCAAGGTGCGCGATCCGGAAGACGGTCGCAGTTTTCGTCTTGAATTGCAAAAAAGTGCGCTTTCCGA
Proteins encoded:
- a CDS encoding MarR family transcriptional regulator gives rise to the protein MRERSLTISELAAPFSMSFAGVAKHIDVLSAAGLVRKVRDPEDGRSFRLELQKSALSEASAWLSYHQEFWTNKLDKLETFIEEQDHDHRGPKNRKKN